CGTTCCGGACGGGGGGACGGTCGAGGCGAGGATCTGGTCGAGACACGCGTGGGTCGCCCGGGTGGCGGCGTCGGCGTCCCCCGCCTCGATGGCCGCGGCGATGGGGCCGTGCGGGACGTCGGCGTGTTCGAGCAGGCTCCCGGCCGCGCCGATGCTGGCCCGGAGCGCCGCGCTGAAGTCGCGGTACAGCTCCGTCAGGACGCGGTTGTGGGTGGCCTCGACCACGGAGGTGTGGAATTCGAGGTCGGCCTCGACGAACGCGGAGTGCTCGCCCGCCGCCCATGCCGCGTCCCGGCGGGCGAGCGCGACCGCGATGGCGGCGATGTCGGCGTCCGTGCGCCGGGTGGCGGCGAGCCTGGCCGCCTCCACCTCGAACCCCCGCCGGACCTCGAGGATCTCGACGAGTTCCGCGGTCTCCAGCCGCCGCCTGACGGCGCCGGACAGCTCGCTCGTGGCGCGCACGTACGTCCCGTCGCCCTGGCGGCTCTCCAGGAGCCCCGCGTGGGTCAGCGCTCGCACCGCCTCCCGGACGGTGTTGCGCCCGACCCCGAGCGTCTCCGACAGCACCGGCTCCGGCGGGATCTTGGCGCCCACCGGCCATCCGCCGCCGGTGATCTCGCCTCTGAGCTGGTCGATCACCTGGTCGACGAGCGACGACCGCCGTGCCGTCCGCAGAGTCACCCGAACCTCCAGTCAACCAGTCATCCCATGTCTGAATCATACGACATCCATGACCCGTGCTTTATTCCACCCCACCGCCGTCCGGTTCGCGGAGACGTCCGAGCAGCGCCGGTCCCGGGGGCATGGCGTCAGCGCGGCGAACGAAGCGACGGCACGCCCCGATCGCAAGGCGAGGCGGCGCGCGTCTACCGAGCCGCCTCGCCTTCCCGCAGGCGAGCGGTCTAGTGGGGGGCGGTCAAGGGAACGCGGTTGAAGACCGACAGACCGGCCGCCTCAAGGGCCTGGCGGTAAGCGGTGGCGGCGCTTTCGGGGGACTCGATGAGTTCGTAGAGTTCGCCGAGTTCCCTGTAGAGGTGCGCCGCCGGACGTCCCTCGGGGAGGGTCGCCAGTTGCTCCGAGGCCGCGCGAAGGACGACTTGGGCCGCGTTGGTGTTCCCCTGGGCCACCCGTGCGCGGGCCAGGACCAGGCGGGCCAGAACAGTCTTCTGGGTGCGCACGCCCAGCTCGTCGGCGGGCTGGGGCGTCATGGTGCGTCCGCTCGTGGGGGCGGAGAGGGCCATGCCGGTGTCGAGGAACTGTTCGAGCGCGGCGATCGCCTCGTCCAGGTCTCCGACGAGGACGAGCGCGCGGGCCTTGGCGATGGTGCACTCGGTGGATTCGGCGTCGTCCAGGCCGGTCGCGTCCTGGAGGAGGGCGAGCGCCTCCCGGGCCGCTTCGCGGGTCCCTTCCTGACGCGGGCGTTCGAACCCGTACTCCCCGGAGGGCACCGCACCGGGCCGCGCGGCGGCGGAGAACGGCTCGACGCCCCTGAGCAGCGCCTTCGCCCCGGCGAGGGCGAGGCGCGCGTGGGCCTGCACGGGGGTCGTGTCCGTGCGCGCGGCAAGGGCCTGATCGGCGAAGTACAGGGAGTCGCCCACCGCTCCCTCCTCCAGCGCGCGCATGCTCGCCCGCTGGTAGTGGACGCCCAGCGGCTCGGTGTCCTCGGAGCCGACCGGATGCAGGAGGCGCCGCCCGAGTTCGTGGGCGCGGACGGGGTCGGAGCGATCCACATAGGCGAGCAGCAGGATGCGCCCGGCCTCGGTGTACTCGTGGCCGGCGTGGAGGCCGAGCCGCTCCAGCCGTTCGAGGGCGCGCTCGCCCAGCGCCACGGCCTGCCCCAGGTCGCCGACGGTGTGGTACGACCGGGCCAGCGCGATCACCGGGGGCAGCCAGCTCCCCCGGCCCGGGTCGCGTTCGGCCTGCTCGCGCAGCTCCTCGAACAGCTCGATCGCGCGGTCGGTGCGGCCCAGTTCCTCAAGGGCGCGGGCGCGGCCCAGCCGGGCGCGGCCCGTGAGGTCGGGATCGTCACTGCGGGCGATCACCTCGTCGAACCCGGCCTCGGCCGTGGCGGGGTCGCCGCGCAGCAGCGCCAGATGGGCGTGCCGCTCGCGCACCTCGAGGTGGGCGCGCTGCTCCGGCTCGACGCCCTCGGCGAGGTACTCGGGGGTGCAGCCGAGACGCTCGGCCAGCATGCGCAGGACGGTCGGCGTCGGCGTGCGCTTGCCCGACTCGATCAAGGAGATGTAGCTGTCGGAAAGGTCGTGACCGGCGAGCTGTGCCTGCGACAAGCGTCTGGTCAGCCGCAGGTTGCGGACACGTTCGCCGACATTGCCTGGACCCGGCATGTGGACTCACTTAGCGGAAGTAAACAGGCGGCTGGGGTGCCGACATGATTGCACATTGCGGGTTATCACACATCGAGAGCAAGGAAGCGACAGGAGAAGAGACCGGCCGGCAGGCCCGTGCGCACGGCGCCTCGGCGGGATTCGCCGGTTCGCGCCGGCGGGCCCTCCCGTCGATCGCGACGTCTGTCATTCGCCGACGGTATCCGACCGTCCGGGCAAGATCGCAGGGACCGCCGATATTGATCAGCCTCCCTCGCATTCCGGCCAGTACCGGACGGTCGGCCCCGCGTTCGGCGAGGTTGGGACCGCTCCCAGTGGTTCCGGCCGATGCCGGACGGCGCCGGCCCGCCCGACCTGAGCACCGCCGTGCACCGGCTTCCGGCCGCGCGGTCGCTGACGTGTTCCGGGAGCGTCGGGCCGCCCTGCATCGTCTCAGATCACCGCGAGGGCCTCGTCGTCCCCCTGCGGAAACGAGAAAGCCGGGCACGAGGTGCCCGGCTTTCCTCGTCGGCGACGGTGCGGAGCTATATCTCCCCGTCGGGGTCGTCGCCCTTGGGCAGCGTCGCGGTCGGGGCGTCCTGCGCGTCGGGGTCGGGGGCGTCCTCCGGCGGACGGCGCCGGCGCGGCGGCGGAGGCGGGGGGAGCGCCTCCTCGGGCGCCGGATTCTTGTTCGGGAAGATCATCTCGCAGACTTCGAGGTAGAGCTGCTCGGGGTAGGGCAGGAAGGGCACGTTCGTGAGGGCCTGGTCCTGACCGGCGGACTCCAGGACGAACTCCCCGTAGCCGAGCATGCGGCCCGCGATCGTCCGCTTGAAGCTCATGTCGGTGACCTTGGCCAGCGGCATCATCGCGACCTTGCGGGTGATGAGGCCCGTGGTGAGCAGCATCCGCTGGTTGGTGATGACGAAATAGTCGACGGACCACTCCGCCACCCGCCAGACGAACCAGGCGAGAAGGATCAGCCAGCCCCACCAGACCCAGCTGAAGACCGCGCCGCCGTTCTCGGCGAGCGTCTGGCTCAGCAGGCCCGCGAGGATCAGGCCGCCGAGCAGCAGGCCGACGGGGACCATCAGCACGGCCGGGTGGCGCCGCACCGTGATCACCTGGTTCTCGTGGGGGAGCAGGTACTTGTTGACGGACGCCGGCGCGGAGTCGCCGGGGGTGACGAGTCTCATGCGGCCTCAGGCGAGCGAGTTGACGAAGGTGGCGATGGAGTCGGCGGCGGAGGAGATGCCCGTCGCGGCGCTGTCCACCGTTTCGGCGGCGCCGTTCGGTTGCGTGATGACGTAGAACGCCACGAAAGCCGCGGCGGCCCACGTGAGGTACTTCTTGGCCGGCACGACTGCCTCCCGGAGCGTAGACCCACGGACCCCGGTTTCAGTTTCGCACAGCCCACACGGGCGGCAAAGCAGCGCGACGGCGCGCGCCGCACGTCCGCTGGTCAGGGCGCGTTGTCGAGCGAGGAGCGGCGCGCCCTGCGGCGCTTCTCGGCCGCGACCGTCGCCAGCACCTCCAGATGCCGGCGCGCGATCCGCTCCACGAGGTCGGGCGGAGCCGCCCCGGTCACCTCCTCGGCGCCGTAGCGCGCGGCGGAGACGCACCGTTCCACCGTGGCGGCGTTGTGGATCTCGTGGAACTCCTCGGTGAGCCGTTCGCCGATCTCGGTGTAGCGCGGAAGGTCGCCATCCCCTGGGTGAGCCATGATGTGTCCCCGAAGCTCGCTCGCGCCGTCCGGTCCGTGACGGTCCCCTGTGCCGGGACGGCGGAGGGGAACGCGCGCTCGCGTTCCGTAGAGGTGGTGGTACCCCATGCCGCTGGGAACGAACATCGCAGGTCACGTCGGGGAAACGGACTCCTGCCCGAGCGGTCAGACGACGCCGTAGAGCCGGTCCCCCGCGTCGCCGAGGCCCGGCATGATGAAGCCCTGCTCGTTGAGGTGCGAGTCGATCGCGGCCGTGACCACCTTGATGGGCGCCGAGATGTCGGAGAAGGCCTGCTCCAGGTACTTCAGCCCCTCGGGTGCGGCGAGGAGGCAGAGCGCCGTGACGTCGTCGGCACCGCGTTCGAACAGCAGCCGGATGGCCGCGGCGAGCGTCCCGCCGGTCGCGAGCATGGGGTCGAGGACGTAGCACTGCCGCCCGGACAGGTCGTCCGGCAGCCGCGACGCGTAGGTCTCGGCCTGCAGGGTCCCCTCGTCACGGATCATCCCGAGGAAGCCGACCTCGGCGGTCGGCAGCAGCCGCGTCATCCCGTCCAGCATCCCGAGGCCGGCGCGCAGGATCGGCACGACGAGCGGCTTCGGGCTCGCGAGCTGGACGCCCTGCGCCGGGACGAGGGGCGTCTGCACCGTGGCCTCGGCGACCCTGACGTCGCGTGTCGCCTCGTAGGCGAGCAGGGTGACCAGTTCGTCGGCCAGCCGGCGGAACGTCGGGGAGTCGGTGCGGACGTCCCGCAGGGTCGTGAGCTTGTGCGCGACGAGCGGGTGGTCGACGGCGAGGGTCTGCATGCGCTCACGGTAGCCCACCCCGCCGGGCGGTTCGGGGCGCCAGGATAGGTCGCCGCTGAGCTGGGCAGGATGGCGGTATGAACAGCGAGAGCGATCAGCAGCCGAGCGGCTCGCGGGCCCGGGAATCCGCGCCCGATCCGCCCGCTCGCGCTTCGGCTTCCGGCGGCGGGCCCTCGGCCGCCGACCCCGCCGTGACCGAAGTCACAGGCGAGGACTCCCCGCGGCGCCCCGGCCCGCAGGGCGACATCTCCCCCGAGCAGGTGCGCGAGCACCTGCGCCGCAGGGCGGTCTTCCTGCGCGAACTCGCCGAGGCCCGCGAGCTGCGCCGCCGCGTCACGCCGCACCGGTCCCGCCGCGCGCGGATCCACG
The sequence above is a segment of the Actinomadura coerulea genome. Coding sequences within it:
- a CDS encoding helix-turn-helix domain-containing protein — translated: MPGPGNVGERVRNLRLTRRLSQAQLAGHDLSDSYISLIESGKRTPTPTVLRMLAERLGCTPEYLAEGVEPEQRAHLEVRERHAHLALLRGDPATAEAGFDEVIARSDDPDLTGRARLGRARALEELGRTDRAIELFEELREQAERDPGRGSWLPPVIALARSYHTVGDLGQAVALGERALERLERLGLHAGHEYTEAGRILLLAYVDRSDPVRAHELGRRLLHPVGSEDTEPLGVHYQRASMRALEEGAVGDSLYFADQALAARTDTTPVQAHARLALAGAKALLRGVEPFSAAARPGAVPSGEYGFERPRQEGTREAAREALALLQDATGLDDAESTECTIAKARALVLVGDLDEAIAALEQFLDTGMALSAPTSGRTMTPQPADELGVRTQKTVLARLVLARARVAQGNTNAAQVVLRAASEQLATLPEGRPAAHLYRELGELYELIESPESAATAYRQALEAAGLSVFNRVPLTAPH
- a CDS encoding FadR/GntR family transcriptional regulator; the protein is MTLRTARRSSLVDQVIDQLRGEITGGGWPVGAKIPPEPVLSETLGVGRNTVREAVRALTHAGLLESRQGDGTYVRATSELSGAVRRRLETAELVEILEVRRGFEVEAARLAATRRTDADIAAIAVALARRDAAWAAGEHSAFVEADLEFHTSVVEATHNRVLTELYRDFSAALRASIGAAGSLLEHADVPHGPIAAAIEAGDADAATRATHACLDQILASTVPPSGTAPQET
- the upp gene encoding uracil phosphoribosyltransferase, with the protein product MQTLAVDHPLVAHKLTTLRDVRTDSPTFRRLADELVTLLAYEATRDVRVAEATVQTPLVPAQGVQLASPKPLVVPILRAGLGMLDGMTRLLPTAEVGFLGMIRDEGTLQAETYASRLPDDLSGRQCYVLDPMLATGGTLAAAIRLLFERGADDVTALCLLAAPEGLKYLEQAFSDISAPIKVVTAAIDSHLNEQGFIMPGLGDAGDRLYGVV